GGATGCTGGGGATGCACGGGACTTATTGGGCCAATATGTCCGTGGCTCATTGTGATCTCTTGATTGCCGTGGGAGCCCGATTTGATGATCGGGTCACGGGTAAGGTGGATCTGTTCGCCCCCGAGGCCCGGATTATCCATATCGACATCGATCCCACATCGATCCGGAAAAATGTCTCGGTGGATATCCCGATTGTCGGAGATTGCAAGGATGCCTTAACCAAATTAAATCAACTGGTCCAAAAACCGGGAAAACAGGAATGGCGTAAGATAAGACAACCCTGGCTGGAACAAATCAAGGAATGGAAGGAAACCCACCCGCTAAACTATGAACAGGGAAAAGACGAAATCAAACCCCAATACGTGGTTGAAAAGATTTATGAACTGACCAAAGGAAAGGCCATCATCGCCACGGAGGTGGGACAAAATCAGATGTGGGCCGCCCAATATTATCATTTCGACCAACCCAATTCCTTTATTACATCCGGTGGATTGGGGGTCATGGGGTATGGTTTTCCGGCCGCGATTGGGGCCCAGGTGGCCTGCCCGGACCGAATCGTATTCGATATTGCCGGAGACGGGAGTATCCAGATGAACATTCAGGAAATGGCAACGGTTGTGGCCAATCAATTGCCGGTGAAGATTGCCATTTTAAATAATGGTTATTTGGGGATGGTGCGTCAATTCCAGGAACTTTTTTATGAAAAAAGGTATGCCCAGACCTTCCTCAAGGGCAATCCCGATTTTGTGAAAATAGCTGAAGCCTATGGGGCAACCGGACTCAGGGCCAAGCACCCCGAAGAGGTGGGGCCGGTTATCGAAAAGGCCTTATCCATTAAAGGACCGGTGATAATCGATTTTGTTGTCAGCCCTGAAGAATGTGTCTCTCCAATGGTCCCTTCCGGAAAAGCCATGACCGAGATGCTGTTGGTGTAAAATAAGCGATCTGGAATCAGCGGTCAGCGTCCAGCCAAGATGGTTATTGGTTTGCTGAAAGCTGACCGCCGACCGCTGAA
The sequence above is drawn from the Deltaproteobacteria bacterium genome and encodes:
- the ilvB gene encoding biosynthetic-type acetolactate synthase large subunit, translating into MRLSGAEIVIESLIQEGVTSIFGYPGAAITDIYDTLDKSPIRHYLVRHEQGAVHMADGYARTSGKVGVCLVTSGPGATNTVTGIASAYMDSIPIVVFTGQVPTPLIGNDAFQEVDIVGITRPCTKHNYLVKAVEDLAGIIKEAFYLARSGRPGPILIDLPKDILHNKTEFKYPKKIEMRNYRPTYSAHPKQIEKATAQILKAKRPVIYAGGGVITSHSSSELKTLAESLTIPVTTTLMGLGAFPGRHPLWLGMLGMHGTYWANMSVAHCDLLIAVGARFDDRVTGKVDLFAPEARIIHIDIDPTSIRKNVSVDIPIVGDCKDALTKLNQLVQKPGKQEWRKIRQPWLEQIKEWKETHPLNYEQGKDEIKPQYVVEKIYELTKGKAIIATEVGQNQMWAAQYYHFDQPNSFITSGGLGVMGYGFPAAIGAQVACPDRIVFDIAGDGSIQMNIQEMATVVANQLPVKIAILNNGYLGMVRQFQELFYEKRYAQTFLKGNPDFVKIAEAYGATGLRAKHPEEVGPVIEKALSIKGPVIIDFVVSPEECVSPMVPSGKAMTEMLLV